The nucleotide sequence GAAACTGTTCGTCGACTACAACCAGAACGCGCGCGACCACACCATCGCCAGCGCCTACTCGGTGCGCGGCGTCCCCCGCGGCACCGTCTCCACCCCGATCACCTGGGCGGAGGTCGACGACGTCGAACCCCGGGAGTGCACGATCGCCACCGTTCCGGCCCGCTATGCCCAGATGGGTGACCTGCACGCCGGTATCGACCAGGCCGTCTTCTCCATCGACCCGTTGATCGAGTGGGCCGAACGCGACGAGCGCAACGGCGCGGAGGACGTGCCAACGGACTGACCGGTTCCGGGGGCCGCACCGCCGCAGGAGATCGGAACCTCAGCTGACGGCGGGGCCCGGCGGGTTGCCCGCCTGACGCAGGACCCGCGCCACGTCGTCCAGCGCGAGCCACAGCGGGCGGGCGCTGGCCGCATCCCCCGGGGTGAACTGCACCGTGATCATCACCGCCTCGTCGGTCCACCGAAGTGCGGTGCAGGGCCACATCTCGTAACCGCCCGCGTCATCCAGGACCAGCCTGGCGATGGCAGGCACCCGGCCCTGCGGCTTGGTCGGCACCACCTTCGGATCTACCTCGTTCAGATACCGGTGCATCGCCATCTCCATGCCGGCAGTGTATCGAACATATGTACTGCCGGGGTCTGCCCGGTCGGGTGATCGTCGTACACCGCGGTGATCGTCGTACACCGCACGGATCAACTACGGCGGCGCGGTTGAACTCGCCCCGATGGGGATCAGAGGGGACACGAGCCGTCGGGTTGAGCGGCGCCGGTCCGGAATTCGGACTACGAGCCGGCCGGCGGGGGCGCCGACGGCGTTCCGCACGCGGCGCAGAACCTGGCGCCCGGTGCCAGTTCGACCCCGCAGTTGGTGCAGTGCGCGACCGCGGGCACGAGTCCGGTACCGCAGTTCTGGCAGAATTTCGCCCCGACCGGGTTGCCGGTGTGGCAGGCGGAGCAGGTCACCCCGGGCGGCGCACCGAGCGGTTGCGAAGGGGGTGCGGGCGGCGATCCGGCCGGTGGCGGGCCGGCGTAGCCGCCTCCGATGCCGCCGGCAAAACCTTGCGGCGGCGGCGCAGCCGGAGGGTAGGGCTGACCGCCCTGCTGGCCCATCCCCAGGCCGAGGCCGAGGAACGCGCCGCCCACCCCGGCGCCGCCCTGAGCCATCCCCTGCCCGGCGCCGAGGGCCATCTCGCCGGCGGCGTACTGGTTGAAGCTCCCGGCCAGACGCGAGTAGCTGGTGTCCTTGGCCAGGGTCTTGAGCTGCTTCTGGTCCTCCTCGGCGAGGTTGATGTCGAAGTTGCCCATCCTGGTGATCGCGACGCCGTACGTCTCCAGCTGTCGGTTCGCGTTCTCGATGACCTTCTGCTCGATCTCGGGCGTGTACGCCGACAGCCCGAGGATCGGCCAGCTGTTCCGGACGATCTGGGTGGTGATGTCGGTGCGCAGCACCTTGAGCATCTGATCGCTGACCCAGTTGCTGACCTTGCCGTTGTCGGTCACGTCCAGGGTGCCCAGCAGGTTCATGATCAACATGACCGGATCGGTGACGCGCATCGCGTAGTCGCCGAAGACCCGCAACGTGACGATCAGGCCGGTCTGCGGATCCTGGACGTCGTCGATCCGGCCGCCGAAGGTGAACCCGGTGAATTCCCGGTTAGCGACGAAGTACAACTCGGCACGGTAGGCCCGCCCTGCGGTCGCCGCATCGATGATGATGCCCAGTCCGGGTATCTCGTCCGCATCGATCTGATGACGACCGGGTCCCATCGTCGCAGCGATCTTTCCGGTGTTGACGAAGATGGCCAACTCGTCGGCATTGACGATCGCGCGGGTGTACCGCCGGATGCTCTGGTCGGGCCACTTGTAGACGAGCTGACCCTTCTTGTCGTCGGGCACCGCGATGAATTCGCGTCCGAGTAGGGCCATTTCCGCCTCCGGGCTCAGGTTGGGCAGTACGCCTGCTGAAAATGTAGACCTTCGATGCCGAAGTTCGCAGTACACCGGGTATGTCCGCCTGCTAACTTTCCAGAGCGCCCCTGATCCGTCGCCGCCATGGACGCAGCTCTGACCGGAGGAGGACTGATGGACCGGATCGAATGTCAGTGGTGTCACAGCCAGGACGCCGGTGAGTCGACCTCGTGTTCCACCTGCGGAGCGCCGTTGGATGTCCGCAACCGGGTCAGCGAGTCGGGTTGGCGTGAAGCCCCGAGGCTCCGCGACATGACCGAGATCCGGTTCTCCAACAGTTCGTGTCAGGTCGAGGGTGAATTGGTGCCGGTCGCCGAGTTGAACCTGACCGCAGGCGATTCGGTCTTCTTCGAGCACCACGTGATGCTGTGGAAGGACGAGGCCACCCCGCTGTCGCAGATGAACATCGGGGGTGGCCTCAAACGCAGCCTGGCCGGAATGCCGTTCACCATCTCGGTGGCGCACGGGCCGGGCCGGGTGGCCTTCTCTCGTGACGCCCCGGGAGAAATGGTGGTCCTGCCGCTCCATCCCGGTATGGAGATCGACGTTCGAGAGCATGCTTTTCTGGTGGCCTCGGCCAGCGTCACCTATTCGTTCGTGCGCATCAAGGGCCTGGCCAACATCCTGCATGGCGGGGGCGGCATGTACATGGACCGCTTCGTGACATCCGGTGCGCCCGGACTGCTGGTGCTGCACGGCTACGGCGCCGTACTGGAGCGTTCGCTGGCCGCCGGCGAGAAGATCCTGGTCGAACCGGGCGGATTTCTGTACAAGGACTCCACGGTGGTCCTGAACACCGTGCAGCTCCCGTTCCGGACCGGCATGTTCGGGAAGAACATGAGCATGGCCGAGATGGTCGGGCCGGGCCGGGTGGGCATCCAGTCGATGTACGTCCACCACCACTCGGAGTGAGATTCGATGACCACCCCGCCGGCACCTGACTCGACCTACACCTGCCGCTACTGCCGGCAGCCCAGCGACGTGCTCGTCCACTCGTGTCCACGGTGCGGTGCACCGACCGATGTGCGCGCCGTCATCAGCCGGTCGGGATGGGTGCGGCAGCCACCGATCAAGGACATGGCCCGCATCCAGTTCGGCCAGTCGCAGGTGCAGATCGAGGGACGTCAGGTACCGGTCGCGGACTTCAAGCTGGCGGGTCCGGAATGGATCTACTTCGGGCACCACACCCTTCTCTGGTGCGACCCGTCGGTGCGACTGCAGCAGATGAGCCTGAAGGGCGGTTGGAAACGCATGATGGCGGGGCTGCCGATCCTGATGGCGCAGGCCTCCGGACCCGGCCAGATCGGCCTGGCCGACAGCCACACCGGCGAGATGGTGGCCCTGCCGCTGCAGGCCGGGCAGTCGATCGTCGTGCGGGAGCATCGTTTCCTCTGCGCCACAGGCAGTGTCGCCTACGACTGGCAGGCGTCCTCGATCTGGTACGTGACCGGCACCGGTGACGACCAGGAGACCCACTACCCGTTGGGCGTCTACGAGGACCGTTTCGTGGCCAAGGACGGACCTGGCCTGATCCTGCTGCATTCGCCCGGGAACACGTTCATCCGTGATCTCGGCCCCGGCGAGACCATTCTGATGAAGCCCACCGCGATGCTCTACCGCGATGTCACCGTGACGGCGCACCTGCACGTGGAGTATCCGAACAGCAGCTTCACGACGCGCGCGATGGGCGGACTCCTCGGAATGGCCGGAGGTGCCGTCGGCGAACTCTCCGGCGGAATGTTCGCGAGGAGGATCGCGAACGCGACGTCATCGGCGTGGAGCAATCGCAACGTGTGGCTGCGTCTGGTCGGCCCCGGACGGGTCGCCATGCAGTCGGTGTTCGAGCGCGAGGAAGCCAGCAACTACATCCAGCGGAGCAGCCCGGCCACCGAACAGCGCTGGTGAACGGGTCACCGTGATGCGCTGGCCGGCACCCCGGGCCCGACCTGTCCCAGGAGCGAGCCGGAGCGAGCCGGTGGGTACCGGCCCCCGGTGTTGATGACCGCCGCGTCCGGACCGCCGCGGTCACGGTGCAGAATGGTGTAGTCGTTGCCTTCCCTAACGACTTCACTGCCGCCTGAAAGGTGAATGCGCGCCGCATGACCGACCTGGACCGCACCACGGGCACAGCGCCGCTCACCCTGCGGTCGATCACCCCGTCGGTGTTCCTGCCGGCGATGATCTACGAGATCGGCAACGGCGCCACCGCTCCGGTGATCGCCCTGACCGCCCTGCAACTCGGCGCCTCGCCTTCGACGGCGGGGTTCATGCTGGCGTTGCTCGGAGTCGGTCAGGTGCTCGGGGACATCCCGGCCTCGGCGCTCGCCGATCGGATCGGCGACCGTCACGCGATGATGCTGGCTGCCGGGCTGGCCACGATCGGACTCGCCGGTTGCTTCCTGGCCCCCGATCTGGCCGTCCTGGGGATCTCGCTGCTGCTGATCGGGATGGCCAACGCCACCTTCTATCTCGCTCGGCAGTCCTACCTCACCGAAGTGGTCCCCACCGCCATGCGCGCCCGCGCCATGTCCACCCTCGGCGGGTCGCACCGGATCGGGCTCTTCATCGGTCCGTTCGTCGGCGCGGCGGCCATCGGTCTGACGGAGTTGCGCAGCGCCTACGTGGTCGCCATGGTCACCGCAGTGGCCGCCGGTGTGCTGCTGCTGGTGGTTCCCGACGTCCAGCTCCCGCCCGGCCAGGTGACGACCGCCCGCGGCGGAGTGACCTCCCGCGAGATGCTCGCCGGCCACCGGCGGTTGTTCGCCACCCTGGGGGTGGCCATCCTGGCGGTCGGAGCCGTCCGGGCCGCACGACAGACGGTCCTGCCCCTGTGGGCCGAACATCTGGGCATCAGCGCAGCCGGGACGAGTCTGATCTTCGGGATCGCCAGCGCGGTCGACATGGCGCTGTTCTACCCGTCCGGCAAGGTGATGGACCGCTACGGACGGCTGGCCATCGCCCTCCCCTCCATGACGATCCTCGGGGCCGCGATGATGACGCTGCCACTGACCTCCGGCGCGCTGTCGCTGACCATCGTGGCCATGGTGATGAGCTTCGGGAACGGCATCGGCTCCGGCATCATGATGACGCTCGGCGCCGACGCGGCACCGGCGGTGGGCCGCATCAAATTTCTCGGGATCTGGCGCGTGTTCAGTGATTCCGGCAATGCCGCCGGCCCGGTGGTGATGTCGTTGGTCGCCTCGGTCACCACGCTGGCCGTCGGAATCGTGAGCATCGGCTCGGCCGGGCTGCTGGCCGCGACCGCGCTGGCCATCTGGGTGCCGCGTTACTCGCTGTTCGCGACCGCCAGATCCATCGCGGCCGAGCGCGTGCGTGACGGGCCGGACGGCTCCGCCTGAGACGCAGACGACTGTCCGCCGAGCGGTTTCACAGCAAGCATTGCGCCATCACTTTGCTCGCCCACATCTGCAACCACTACTTCTGGGATGAAGACCGCCGAATCCACCGGGCGGCGCAGCCAAGGAGGCAGTCGTGTTCGGACTCAAGTCACTGGCCCTGGGTTCCGCGACAGCGTTGCTGATCGCGATGGGGGCTCCGGCTGCGCACGCCGCCACCGGCGTCGCCTACGCCGCTGCTGCGACCACGACCGCCTCCGCGCACAGCACCGACTGGTCCGGCTGGGATGTCACCGGAAGCACCTACACCTCGGTGTCGGCGGCGTGGACGGTGCCGACCGTCACGTGCGCCGCCGGGGAGACGAGCTATTCGGCGGACTGGGTCGGCCTGGACGGGGACGGCAGCAATTCCGTCGAGCAGACCGGGACCTCCTCCGACTGCTCTTCCGGAACGCCGACCTACTCCGCGTGGTACGAGTTCTACCCGGCCGTGGCGGTCTCCCTGACCAACACCGTCAAGGCCGGCGACAAGATCTCGGCCTCCGTGGTCGCGGTGAAGGGGACGGACAGATTCACGCTGGTGGTGACCGACAGCACGCAGCGGTGGACGAAGAGCGAGACCGGCGATTCGCCGTCCGGCACCGGGGCCTCGGCCGAGATCATCGCCGAGGCGCCGTCCGGCTCGGAACGGTCGGACAGCGTGCTGCCGTTGGCCGACTTCAAGACGGTGACCTTCTCCGACGTACTGGTCAACGGCAGCAAACTGGGTGCGGCCACCGGGGCCGGGAAGATTGCCATGGTCGACAACTACGAGAACCCGATGGCCACCGTCTCGGAACTGACCGGATCCGACAGGTTCACCGTGACCTGGGTGTCCAGCGGCAACTCGATCGGCACGCAGCAGTCCAGTTCGGGCCAGGGTGCGGCCGGGAGCTCCGGCGGGTTCGGATGGCCGGGCACGCAATCCGGCGTCGGCAGCTCCGGCTGGGGTGACCTGGGCGGCTGGACCGACACGATCGGCGAGGGCTACGGCGGTGGATACGGTGGCGGTGGATACGGTGGCGGATCCTCGGGTGCCGGCGGATCCGCGGACGGCAGCGGGGTCGGCCAGACCTACTGGCAGTCCTGAACCGCCCCTCGCGACCCACCTCCACCGCCTCGCCCGGCGACGTACTCTGCGAGTAGTGGCCAGGAAGGGCGAACGATGACGGACAGCGGTGCGATCGGTGCGGTGGGCACCATCAGCATTCCGACACGGGGAGAGCGTGGACCGGGGGAAGTGGTCCTGACGCTCGGTGGTGTCCGGGAGTGCTACATCGCCGACAGCGACGCCCCGATCGAGCGGGGCCAGTCGGTACTGGTGGTGGACGTCGCCCCCCATCGTCACGTGACTGTGGTGCCGTGGGCTGGATTCCCGGTCCCGGGGGCACCCGTTCCGCAGTGACGTGCGGGCGCTCGGCGACGAAAACCCGCGCGGTGCCCACCGCCCGTCCTATGCTGACCGTCGAGGTCATCCGCACGAGGAAGAAGGCATCACATGTTCGGCTATCGGGTTCCTGATCCTGATGAGGCGCTGCTGATCTCCGGCGGGCGCTCCAGCAGTGGCGCGCCGTTCCGCGTCGTCATCGGGCACGGAGCGTTCGTACCGCCGATCTTCCGGAGGGCCAACCTGCTGTCCCTGGCGATGACGGAGTCCGAGGTCCAGGAGACCTGCGTGACCAAACAGGGCATCGCGCTGAACGTCAAGGCCGTGATCGCCTTCAAGGTCGGCGGGGATGTGGAGTCCATCGTTGCTGCCGGGCAGCGGTTCCTGTCCGACCAGGACCAGATGTCCATCCTGACGGGCCGCATCTTCGCCGGCCACCTGCGGTCGATCATCGGGTCGATGACGGTCGAGGAGATCGTCACCGAGCGGCAGAAGCTGGCCACCGAGGTGCTGGATGGCTCCAAGGAGGAGATGGCCAAGATCGGTCTGACCGTCGACGCCCTGCAGATCCAGTCGATCGACGACGGACGGCTCGGCTACATCGCTGCGATGTCGGCGCCGCACAACGCCGCGATCCAGCAGGCCGCGGCCATCGCGCAGTCCAACGCCAATCAGATGGCCGCCCAGGCCGAGCAGGATTCGCTGCGCAAGCAGGCCGAGTACCAGCGGCAGACGACGATCGTGCAGGCCCAGTACAAGGCCGAGGTCGACAAGGCGCAGGCCTCGGCCGCGCAGGCCGGTCCGTTGTCCCAGGCACAGGCCCAGCTCGAGGTGCTGCAGGCCCAGAAGGATGTCGCCGAGCGCAACGCCGAGCTGCGCGAGCAGCAGTTGGTCGCCGAGGTGGTCAAGCCCGCCCAGGCCGAGGCCGAGAAGACCAAGATCCTGGCCGCCGCCGAAGCCGAGAAGATCCAGATCCTGGCCGCTGCCGCCGCTTCCAACAACCGCGTGGCCCTGGACCGGATGCTGATCGAGCAACTCCCGGAGATCGTCAAGTCGGCCGCCCAGGGGCTCAACGGTGCCAATGTGACGGTGCTGAATGGCGCCGACGGACTCGGCGACATCGCTGCGTCCCTCGTCGGTCAGGGCTCGGCGATCTTCGAGGCGGTCCGCAAGGGCTTCCAGGGCGGGGCTCCGAACACTGGCAGCACCAACGGGTCTGCCCCCAAACCCGTCAAGATCACCCCCGAACTGATGACCTGAGTCCCGCGCATACCGAACTGCCCTGCGCATACCGAACTGCCCCCGTCGCGCCACTTTCAGCCGATTTCGGGCAGTTCGGTATGCGCGGGGCACCGTCAGCCGCGGATCAGTCGGCCGCCGACCCAGACCGACACCACGTCGGCGGGGGTGGCGAGAGCGAAAACCCTGGCCAGCGCGTCGGTTGGATCGGCGGCATTGGCCAGGTTGACCGCGAGCTGGGTCCCCGGGGCCGGCCGGATCAGGACGGCGTCGAAGGACTTGCCCACGCCGAAGTCGCCGAGCTGGTGGTCCAACCCGAGAGCCCGTGCCCCCGCACGGGTGGCCAGGTAGAGAAGGTGGACGGGACTCAGCGGCCGGCCCTGCACGCCGAGCAGCTGTTGGACGAAGTAGGCCTGCAGGGCCTCCTTGATCAGGAACAATCCTGTCCCGGCCCCGACGTCCGACCCAAGCGCGACGCCGACCCCGTGCTCCAGATGACGACGCAGCGGGAACAGGCCGCTGCCGAGGGCGGCATTGCTGGTCGGGCAGTGCGACACCCAGGCGCCGGTGTCCCCCATCAACGCCAGCTCGGCGTCCCCGGCGTGGACGTTGTGGGCGAAGACGCTGCGCGACGTCACCAGCCCATGACGGTGGTAGGTGTCGAGGTAGTCGCGGCTCCCGGCGAACAACGCGGCGACACTCCGGACCTCGGCGAGGTTCTCGTTGAGGTGCGAGGTGAACCAGAGGTCCTCGCCCAGCAGTTCGCCGCAGACCTCGAGCATGGCGTCCGTCGTCGAGAGGGCGAACCGCGGCGTGACGGCGTAGCGGATCCGGCCCCGGCCGTGCCACCTCCGGATCAGCTCGCGACTCCGGGTCAGCGCCTGGTCCGGCGTGCAGAGCAGGTCAGGTCGCAGGATCCGGTCGCTGACGACCAGACCGGAGGTGATGTTCAGCCCGACCTGTTCGGCCTGCTCGAAGAACACGTCCATCGCCGCAGCGAAATGGGCACCGAACACCAACGCGGTGGTGGTGCCCGACGACACCAGGTTGGCCAGGAAATCGGTGGCGACCGCCGCGGCGTACCCGCGGTCGGCGAGCCGGCTCTCCTCCGGCAGCGCACACCTCTCCAGCCAGTCCAGCAGCGGCATCCCGAGACCACCGATGGCACGGATCTGCGGCAGGTGGACGTGGGTGTCGACGAAGCCGGGCAGCAGGATCCCGCCGTCGAGGTCGACCACCGACTCCTCCGGGTGCAAGCCGGACAATGTAGCGAAAGACCCACGCGCCGTGATGATTCCGTCGGACACCAGCACGGCGCCGTCCTGGTCGGACACCATCGCGTCGGCGGATTCGCCGGCGAACGGATCGCCGGGCGTGTCGATCACGGTGGCGCGGTACAGGGTCATACCGCAGAGCAAACCAAACCCACATGTCACGCCGGTAACGGCATCCTGCTCCGCGTCGACCCACCCCGGGGAGTCCAAGATCACAGCCACCGACAGGTGAACATCGCCCGACGGGCGGGCCATCCGCCGGATCGAAACGATTTAATACAGACGTCCCACCCACCCTCGAGTACCCCGCTTGGACCCCTGTGAACGACGTTCTGGCCAGCTCCACGCACCCCGGCGATCTCACCGCCGCCGCCACCGGTCACCCTCGACGGAGCACGACCCACCCCCGACCGAGCGCGACCAGGCTGGCCGTGTTGCTCGGTGCGTTGACCGCGATCGGTCCCCTCACCATCGACATGTACCTGCCTGCGCTTCCCACCATCGCCCGCCACTTCGTCGCTTCGGACTCCGCGGCGCAGGCCACGCTGACGGGTTCCCTGCTCGGCCTGGCGTTCGGGCAGTTGCTGGTCGGACCGCTGGCGGATTCGTTCGGTCGTCGTGCGCCGTTGATCGCAGGCATGCTCCTGCACGTCCTGGCGTCCGTGTTCTGTGCGCTGGTTCCGAACATCGAGTTGCTCACCGTGGCCCGGACGCTGCAGGGTGTGGGCGCATCGGCCGGCGCCGTGGTCGCACTGGCCATCATTCGCGATCGGTACACGGGAATGGCTGCGGCCAAACTCATGTCGCGTCTGATGCTGGTGACCGGGGTGGCGCCCGTGCTGGCCCCGACCGTCGGCAGCTTCATGCTGCGGGTGACGTCGTGGAACGGCCTGTTCGTGGTGCTGGCCGTGGCTGGCGGGGTGCTGGCATCGCTGTCGGCCTTCGTCGTCCCGGAGACCCATCCGCCGCACCGGCGTCAACGGGCCGGCATCGGCCACACGTTCCGCACCTACGGCTCGCTGATCCTCGAGCGCCAGTTCATCGGCCTGTGCCTGACCGCCGGCCTGGCCATGACGGTGATCCTCGGGTACGTCAGCGGATCGTCCTTCGTGCTGCAGCAGCAGTACGGCCTCTCGTCCGCGGTGTTCGGCCTGGTCTTCGCCGCGAACTCCATCGGCCTGATCTCCGCGAGCCAGCTGAACCCGTTGCTGCTGCGCAGGTTCAGCGCCGCGCAGATCCTGATCGGATCGCTGGTGGCGTGCGCGGTGTCGGCGGCGGTGATGGTGGTGCTCACGGCCAGCGGCACGATGGGCATCTGGGGACTGCTGATCCCGCTGTTCTTCACCATCGCGACCGCCGGGCTCGCGCTGCCGAACGTCCCGGCCCTTGCGCTGGCGCGGCATGGCGCCAGGGCCGGTACGGCGGCCGCCCTACTCGGGGCCTGTCAGTTCGGCATCGGGGCGATGCTGTCCCCGCTGGTCGGAATCGGCGGGACGGTGACCGCGGCCGGCATGGCCGTGGTCGTCTTCGCCGCGGCCCTGCTGGGCAGCCTGGTCCTCATCGTGTTCGCCCGGCCCCTGACGATCGAGGTCGCCGACGACCCGGGCGTCATGGTGATGCACTGACGGCGCATCGCTTTGATCCGCGCAGATCTCAGCTCGTCCGGTGGACTTTGTGCTGCGCCGCCTGGGCTCTGGGCCGCAGCACGAGCAGGTCGACGTTGACATGGGCCGGCCTGGTCACCGCCCAGCAGACCGTGTCGGCGACGTCGTCAGCCGTCAGCGGCTCCTCGACACCCTGGTAGACCGCGGCCGCCTTCGACGTGTCGCCGCGCATCCGGTTGACGGCGAACTCGTCGGTACGGACCATGCCCGGCGCGATCTCGATCACCCGGACCGGCTGGTCGAACAGTTCCAGGCGCAGGGTCGCGGCGATCGCGTGGGTGCCGTGCTTGGTAGCGACGTACCCGCCACCGCCTTCGTAGGCGACGAAGCCTGCCGTCGAGGACATGACGACGATCGTTCCGGCGCCGCCGGCGATCAGCTTCGGCAGGAGGGCCTGCGTCACCTGCAGCGTGCCCATCACGTTGACCTCGAACATGGCGCGCCAGTCTGCCGGATCGGCCGTGGCGACCGGGTCGGCCCCGAAAGCGCCGCCGGCGTTGTTGAACAACACGTCGACCCGGTCGAGCGTCGCCGCGAACTTCTGCACCGCCTCGCGGTCGGTCACGTCCAGTTGATAGGCGGCGCCGCCGATCTCGTCGGCAAGTGCGGTGAGTCGGTCGAGCCGGCGGGCGGCGAGGACCACCCGGTACCCGGCGGCGGCCAGTTGCCGTGCGGTCGCCGCTCCGATGCCACTGCTGGCGCCGGTGACGACTGCGACCTTGCGGTCGTCGGGTGGTGCGGACGTGCTGGTGTCGAGCTGCATGCCGGGGTCTCCTTCGCGGGTTCCCCGCAAGCGTTGCACATCGGGACCGTCCGATCTGCTACCGGATGCCGGCCCAGACCGAGCGCTCGGCCGGCCTGGGATCGCTGACCAGGGCGTTGGTCTCGTCGAATCGCATGACGTTCCGCTCCGCGCCGTAGGGGGGCCAACCCGGCCGGCCCTCCCGGATGAAGGACACCCAGGCAGCGTGCATCGAGTCGGCCAGCGCCTGGGGAGGGTGGTTCCCCGTCATCGGGCGTCCCTGCGGATCGGCCAGGTTGTCGAACGTGAAGCCGATCTCGAGTGCGTGGCAGGCGCCCAGGGCACCGTCGAACTGCGGGCTGCGCCAGGCGAACTCGTAGCTGTGGGTGTCGAGCCCCAGCGCCGACCTGGCCTCCGCGAGCCGGACTGCCGGCAGCCGGAAGAACCAGTCGGTGTAGATCGCCGTCATGAGCTCACCCGGGGTGGCATCCGGTCGGTCCGACCGGTAGGTGTCGATCAGGGTCGCGGCGTCTGCGCCGAGGGCGGGCAGCATCGAGCGCAGGAGGTTCTCGTCGACCATCGCGGCGAATCCGTTGGGCACCAGGAAGAGCGCGTGCTCGTCGAGGTTCGACCCGACGAGCACCTCGATGTCGGCGGAGGCTCCCCCGACGATCGCGTCGATCGGCCGCTGCGGCACGATGTCGCCGTCCACGATCGGCTCGAACGCCATCAGGTTGACGGTGATCTCGGCCCACCGGGCCGGGTCGGGTGCGGTGAGGATCGACTCGGAGACCGCCGCCTGTGCGGCGACGAGGTCGGCGACCGGGACCGAACCCAGGCCGGACGCGGTCGGCTCCACGCCGAGTCGGTGCGCCACGTCTGCGATGACCCGTTCGGCGGTGGCCGGCGTGAGTGTGTGGTGCCCGGCCCCGCTCTGCAGGATCGCCCGCCGGAACAATCCCTCGGCCAGGGGCATGGACAGCAACGTGCCGATGCTCATCGCGCCCGCTGACTCGCCGGCGATCGTGACACGAGCGGGATCGCCGCCGAACTGTGCGATGTTGTCGCGGACCCAGGTGAGGGCGGCCACCTGGTCGAGCAGGCCGCGGTTGGGCACCGCATCGGTGACGGCTCCGAATCCGTCCACCCCGAGCCGGTAGTTGATGCTGACGCACGCCACACCATCCCGGGCGAAGGCGGTGCCGTCGTAGATCGGGACGGCCCCGCTGCCGTTGACGAACGCACCGCCGTGGATCCACACGAGCACCGGCAGGTCGGCTGCATCCTGCGGCGTCCACACGTTGAGATTGAGGCAGCCCTGGCCGGCGACCTGCGGATCCGGCAGGAGCGCGTCGATCGGGGGGGCGTAGCCGGGCTTGGGTGCGGTGGCCCCGAATTCGGTGGCCTCCCGGATGCCGCTCCAGGCCCGCGCCGGTGCAGGTGCCGCGAACCTCCGTTCGCCGAACGGCTCGTCCGCGTAGGGAATGCCGAGGAACGAGCGCACGCCGTCCTTCTCGTGCCCGCGCAGCTGTCCCTGTGCGACGGTGACCATCGGATCCATCGTTTCTCCTCTGTGCACGGTGCCTGCTCCACGGCCCTGTGGAACGAGTTCACCCACCGGAAATACCCGATTCACACTAGGGCCTGCTCCTGACGAGCAGCGACCGGCCCCGCGGTCGGCATTTGTCCGGTCCTGGCGCAAACGAGTCCGTTTGACGGGGGCACGGACATCAATGGATGCCCCTCCGCCCCGGCAATTCGGTCAGAACGCCCCTCGCGCGCTGCGTTTCGGTCCGATAGCGGGCAGACCCCGAATGGGATCCGATCCCGAACATGACGGGGACAACAAATCGTCGTTACTTCTGCCGCAGGTCGGTTTTGTCGGTCCGGCACCCCATCACGCCTTCGCAGAGCCCTGCCGGGAGAAATGGTCAAGAAATGGTAAACACTCCGAAGGAATGATCTTCCATGGGCTGCAACCTTTCTCGTCGCCAAGGTCGAAGACGGCAGTAGGGGGTTCGGTGCCACTCGTGCACGGGGGGCCGGACCTCGTGCCGGACCCGGCGACACGTCGCCGGTGAAACACCCTGGTGCCTTGACGATGGTCGCGCGGACCTGCAATATTTCGCATCACACGGCATTCCCGCGATACTCCCGGTACACCGGCAGCACACCGTTGTGCAGCGACACGTTCATCGGCACGTCCATCAGCACGTTCGTCATCAGGAGGATGCGTGACCTCGACAATCAATGCGGGCCCACAGGGCGAGATGAAGCTCGA is from Nakamurella sp. PAMC28650 and encodes:
- a CDS encoding carboxylesterase/lipase family protein, coding for MDPMVTVAQGQLRGHEKDGVRSFLGIPYADEPFGERRFAAPAPARAWSGIREATEFGATAPKPGYAPPIDALLPDPQVAGQGCLNLNVWTPQDAADLPVLVWIHGGAFVNGSGAVPIYDGTAFARDGVACVSINYRLGVDGFGAVTDAVPNRGLLDQVAALTWVRDNIAQFGGDPARVTIAGESAGAMSIGTLLSMPLAEGLFRRAILQSGAGHHTLTPATAERVIADVAHRLGVEPTASGLGSVPVADLVAAQAAVSESILTAPDPARWAEITVNLMAFEPIVDGDIVPQRPIDAIVGGASADIEVLVGSNLDEHALFLVPNGFAAMVDENLLRSMLPALGADAATLIDTYRSDRPDATPGELMTAIYTDWFFRLPAVRLAEARSALGLDTHSYEFAWRSPQFDGALGACHALEIGFTFDNLADPQGRPMTGNHPPQALADSMHAAWVSFIREGRPGWPPYGAERNVMRFDETNALVSDPRPAERSVWAGIR